GAACAATGTAAATTTGGTGCTAAATGTACCAACAAACGTTGTAAATATAGACATGCTCGTTCTCCAGTTATGTGTCGTGATGGTAGCAACTGTACCAGAATTGATTGTTTGTTTAGTCATCCAATAAATGAAGACTGTAGATTTGGCATGGAATGTAAAAATCCTCGTTGTTTGTTTAGACACCCTGAAGGATTTGTTCCTCCACAAGCTTCTGCTAATGGTGCGACACCATTTGGAACACAGCCAGCTACAAGTGCCAGACAATTTGCATTACCGGAAGGTTCTGATATCAAACCTGCTCCTGCTCAAGAAGGACTAGTATCAATGCATGCTACTAACGATTTAGATGCTGATATGAActagattttaaaataaacgATACGTCACCTAGCCGTTTATTATATGTCTTTGATTGAATTGATATCAATTGGCCTCAATTGTTACGAATTATTTATCTaactttattgaatttttatgtatatttaaaaaaaaaactaagaaaaaagaatcaaaaaatatttaaaaaaaaagaaaagtaGCATAATTATTTACTCATTTATTAGGCAATCTCTTGAATTCTATTAAAAACTTGCAACAGATCTAAACACATTCTTATTTAAATacataaaaatatattcctTGACCTTGATGATAGTTCCCTCTAACAGAATGCtattcatatattatagaaataatattcttgTGAATCAACTTAATGccatattcaaatttaattaatcaGTATTAGTTGAATGTTATGGATCGAACTCTCAACCAACAGCACTATAAGTTCTTCTCTCACATTTGAATTCAACTTCATATTATCTgagttttaaaaaatgattgTTGATATTAAAGTATGTAAAAATTTGTTATATGACTATATAAATTTAGTTACAACACTTAGTATCTCTTCTTAGAAGCGACAGCATCATCAGCAAAGACATCTAATGGAGATAATGGTAATGGTTGTTCGGCCCATAAGTCTGGGGTCAAGAAACCGTAAGTGTTACCAATAGCAACGAAAGCAGCCTTTAAGGTGTTTTCTAGAGTTCTGGTAGAACCAGTAGATTGGGTGTAGACATCTTCAACACCAGCTAATTGCATTAATTTCTTAACAGCTGGAGAAGCGACAATACCAGAACCTCTTGGAGCTGGGATTAATCTGACGGTGACAGAACCACACTTACCAGAAGTCTTGTTAGCTAAAGAATGTGGTTGACCTAAGTTAGAACCCCAGTAACCTCTTCTGATTGGAATAACAGATAACTTGGCAATGATGATACCAGCTCTGATGGCACCAGCGACTTCCTTAGCAGTCTTGATACCTAAACCAACATGACCGTTAGAGTCACCAACGACAACAACAGCCTTAAATCTGGTTCTTTGACCGGCTCTGGTTTGCTTTTGAACTGGCTTGATGTTCATAACTTCATCTTGTAAGTTTGGTAATAAAGTGTCAATGATTTGGAATTCCTTAACTGGTAAAGAGTGTAAGAAGATTTCTTCCATGCTGGTAACCTTACCGGCCTTGACTAATCTACCTAACTTGGTAACTGGGACCCAACCCTTTTCTTCGACATTTCTGCCACCTCTTCTTTGTTGACGACCCTTGTTTCTACCACCGAAACCACCTCTTCTTTGTTGACCTTCTGGAGCAGCtgacattttttaaaagttatTACTTAGTTTAATTCGTCGGAATGTAACAGGGAAAGTTGATGTAGGTAACTTTCAATCGACAATAAGAACTTTTCTAGTTGGTATATTTTAAGTAACAATCAAAAAGATGTAACAAAGTTTGAAACAAAGCAAGAATAAGTTACAGAtgatcaaaaataaatgtatcaatacaatatataattaataacatCTAGAAATACagagataataataatttatttgagtAAGCTTAATATTGCTGTTTCACAGATTACAACGGAAGTAAATACAAAGATAGATTTAAGGTTAGAAGTTGTAtattaaattgaaaagtttcactatataaaatttcaagatgTTTGACGTTACATTATGCatacaatattattcatgAATAATTCATAAGAGTCCTAGCGATGACTTcgaaaaattgaataattcatttactATCTGGTCATTTCCGCGTCCTTTTTACCAAAATAActttttatcaaaattctttaaattttttaaagtttttcaaacacataatttgtttcaaaaaataatattattacgCGCGGTGTACGgatttaatattaacatCTTTACATATCATTAAGCAATTCAGTCACTTCAAATTTTCTCAAAAATTATGATGATTTGATGTGAATGAGTAAAAGAGAATGTATCTTATAAATCGACTATTAAATACATTAACatcagatatatatacatatgcAACATATGACTAGTTCTTACCAACTATAAGAAAGTAAAACTTGTATGTGTAAGATAACATATCACCTTTTTATTTGTGAGAGTCCCTTTGTGTAGAGGTGACGACATCGTTATTCTGAATTGAGTGAAGatcaatatatcaattatataGATCATTGGCTCACTATGATCAGCTATTCTAAAGGATGTGATCATTAATACACTTTTAGCAGAATACTAGTTACATTACAGTTTATTAACTACTCCATTAATTGTTTTCTCTTATTATATAGCAGGTAATTCTACTTTACCCGAtctcatatatataacaatattaaaagtGAACAAATATGTAAACATCCATACACCGCATAGTTGCGAATAGCGTATGCTTTTGCTAATTGATTATCTCTATTGTATTTTGTATTAACTTATAAAAGGGTATGAATCAATCGTGGAAAACTTGAATCATCATAAGTCACCATAAAGGGGATCACTACACTTGTCTTGACACGATATATATCCATATCACACACATTCATTCCATTAATATATCTTAAAAAAGGAAGCTTCAAGACAATTGGCATTTcaacaaaacaaaatatgCATATACATTTGCTACCATTGTGGTTCTTTATTATACAGATTATTCCTGTTTTAGGATTTACAGATTATTTACTGAAAACATGTGCACAATCAGGATTTTGCAATAGACATCGTTTTTATGAAGCTAATATTAAAGAGAGTAAGAACAGGTACTATTCAGTCgataaatcttcaattgaatactacaaagaagaaaacacACATAAATATGTATTCAAAgcatcaataataaaaactaTTCCCAGACCTGATGTTAACGATATTAAAGTCGAACTGCCGTTTACGTTGTCGttttttgaagatttaaCAAGTTTAAGGTTTACTATTGACGAAATAAGAACTAATAGGCTAACCGAATTATTACCAGATTTTTTGAACACATATAGATATAATGAAACTTGGAAATGGGCATTTGATAGtgaattcaatttatataattcagAATTAACTTATAAGGAATCGAATTGGTTATcaaatgatataattaCGATATTTAACGAAGATGAATCATTAAAAGTGGAGTTATATacaaattcttttttattaaaggTTTATTATGATAATAAGTTATCAATTGTCATTAATGAGGAACAGTTGCTTAATATAGAACATTTAAGATCAAAGGAGGAAAATTTCCAACAACTGTTGCCTGAAGAATCGTCATTCAATATGTTTGGTGATAACTTTGAGTACTCTAAAGCAGATAGCTTGAGGTTTGGTCCTGAATCAGTCGGTTTAGATTTTTCGTTTATTGGCTacaaaaatgtttttgGAATTCCTGAACATGCTGATAGTTTAAGGTTAAAAGATACCAGTAAAACTGAACCATATCGTTTATTTAATGTCGATGTCTTTGAATACAATGTAGATTCAAAAATGCCTACGTATGGTACTATACCATTAATGATTGCTGCAAATCCAACATCATCCATTGGTGTTTTTTGGGTAAATGCTGCCGATACTTGGGTTGAcataaattataaagaagataaaataaGTTCCCACTGGATATCAGAAAATGGTATTGTCGAtgttgtattattattttcgaAATCTGTAGCTGGTATTACTGAGCAATTTACAACATTGACTGGAAAACCCCAACTACCCTTACTATCAGCTATCGGTTATCATCAATGTAGATGGAATTATAATGATGAAGCAGATGTTCTTAATGTTGACTCAGAGATGGACAAAGCACATATACCTTATGACTTTATTTGGTTAGATATAGAATATGCTGACAGTAGACAATATTTTACATGGAAACCAAATTCATTTGCAACTCCTAAAAAgatgttaaaaaaattggagAACTTAGGGAGGCAGTTGGTTGTATTGCTCGATCCTCATTTAAAAGTTGACTATTTTGCTAGTGATAAATGTATTGAAAACGGTGTTGCCATTAATGacaaaaacaacaaacCTTATATTGGTCATTGTTGGCCTGGGAAAGCAATTTGGATTGATGCTCTTAATCCACTGGGGAAAAAGATTTGGGATGGTCTAGTGACAGTTTTTGTTGATAAGGTAAAAAATTTACACATGTGGAATGATATGAATGAGccatcaatttttgatggTCCTGAAACTACTGCTCCAAAGGATTTAATTCACTTTGGCGGATGGGAACATCGTTCAGttcataatatatatggaTTAAGTGTTCACGAGTCAACTTATGAGTCATTAAAATCTCTTAAATCAGATAGAGACCAGAGACCATTTTTGCTAACTAGAGCTTATTATGCTGGTTCTCAAAGATCTGCTGCTGTTTGGACAGGTGACAATGTTGCTAATTGGGATTATTTAAGAATATCAATCCCAATGGTTCTGACTAATAATATAGTCGGCTTCCCGTTTATTGGTGCAGATGTTGCTGGGTTTTCTGGAAATCCTGAGCCTGAACTGCTTGTACGTTGGTATCAAGCTGGTATCTGGTATCCATTTTTCAGAGCTCATGCTCATATAGATTCAAAAAGACGTGAGccttatttatttgatgaacCAATTAAATCTATTGTTCGTGATCTTATAGTTTTAAGGTATGCTTTATTACCTACATTGTATACGTCCTTTTACAATTCATACATTTCTGGTAGTCCAATAATGAAGCCTATGTTTTATGAGAAGCcagaatttgaagaattttatGATGTGGATGATCAATTTTACATTGGGGATTCTGGTTTGCTTACGAAGCCAGTAGTAGCACCTGAACAGACAACAGTAGATATGAAGTTCGCTCCAGGAATATATTATGATTATTTCACATTAGATCACTTTGTTATTAAAGGTAACTCTGTAATAGAGAAAACAATCGAAACTCCACTTGAAAAAAGTGCTGTTTTTATCGAAGGTGGTCATATATTGACAAGAAAAGACAGATATAGAAGATCATCTCAATTAACGAAATATGATGCATACACGCTATTAATTTCTCCAAACTTGAATGGATTTGCCAATGGAATTTTGTATGTGGATGATGGTatatcatttgaatatcAGAATGGACAGTACGTTGTGTCCAATTTTACTTTCcaagataataaaataacaaataaagtTATTCATTCACCAGATGAACTAGCTTATGATGGTAACATGTCAATTTCGAAAATTATAATACCAATTGGTTCTGGAAAGGTGAAATATAGTAACGTTGCAACAGTTAAAATGAATTCCAATAAAATTGTGGTTAATGTCAGCATATCTGATGATAAAAAATCtataataatcaataacCCTTCATTGTCAATTGATACAGATTGGGAATTGATTTTATGATAGGTAAATGAATCTATATCCGCTCATTTATTGACGAAATACAAATCtgttataaaataatcGCAATTAtcatattgttttattttctagTAGAACACTTGCTGCCGGAAGAATGATACTATAGTGCACTTCCAGCAGGTTCGTGATTAAGTCgtaataattaattagGTAATGTACCTACTTAATCCAGTATAACCAATTACTATGTACATATCTACttgttatataaatataccTAATTAAAGAATGACAGCAAATAATATAGTAACTGTTGATGTTACAGCGAACTCATCAAAGTTAAAATGTTTGCCAATAATTATAGACAATATAATAAGTGTCGTTATTTAAAGACGGTGCTAAAGTGAGtaatttatcttcaattattttttgacaTTCTTCGCCAGCATTTATAATTTAGTCTCTAGATCGGATGCAAGAATTTTTTACGATagtaaaaaattaaaagacTCAATAGTACAGGGGTGTTAAAAGTTTAGCcaagaaatatataaattaaattgtcTAATTAATAGTTCCAAATTTCAAACTCACTTTTACAATTGAATGTAAAAggtttattatatattttaaaaaagcTTTGATccttatttatttaagttTAGAGACAATAACAgtaataacaatatatcCAGCCAATATGACAACAATCACAGcttcatttaatgataCATTTAAAGTGAGCGATAATGTGGCTGTTATTGTTCCTGAAACAGGAGTTCTCGTAACATATCGTGATCTATCTCACATGGTCGGTCAATTCCAAACTTTATTCCATGACCCACAATCTCCACTAACAGGATTAGTTACCAGACAAGAAACTGTTGCAATTTCTATGAAGAATAGTTTAGAATTTATTGTAGCATTCTTAGGTTCTACTATGGATGGGAAAATCGCTGCCCCATTAAACTCAAATTATAAGTTCGATGAGTTCAATTTTTACTTGAATGACTTGAAATCTAAAGCTATTTGTGTTCCCAAAGGTGTCGTTATACAAAGTGAAAAGGCCGAAATAATGAGATCAGCTAAGCAATTTAGTTGTTATGTTATTGAATTAGAATTTAATACAGAGAGGTTTAGAGTTGAATATGACGTATACTCTCCAAAAGACAACTACAAAGGCATTGTATTTTCTTCCAGAAACAACCCTAAGTTTATTAACAACGATGATACTAAGTTCCCAGGATTTGCACGTTCCAGCGATGTTGCATTAATTTTGCATACTAGTGGTACAACTTCAAAACCTAAAACTGTACCTTTATTACATCTTAATATTGTTAGAAGTACTTTAAATATCAGTAATACctataaattaaatcaagATGATAGGTCTTATACTGTCATGCCATTGTTCCATGTGCATGGTTTAATTGGTGTTTTACTATCCACATTCAGAACGCAAGGATCTGTTGTTGTACCAGAAAAGTTTAGTGCCAAGAGATTCTGGGAtgattttatcaaatataaatgtaatTGGTTTAGCTGTGTCCCAACTATTAGTATGATTATGTTAAACATGCCAAAACCTTCCAAGCTTCCATATATTAGATTTATTAGATCATGTTCTTCACCACTAGCACCAGTTACATTCTCTAAATTGGAAAAAGAGTTTAATGCTCCAGTCTTAGAAGCCTATGCAATGACAGAAGCCTCTCATCAAATGacatctaataatttacC
The sequence above is drawn from the Tetrapisispora phaffii CBS 4417 chromosome 2, complete genome genome and encodes:
- the RPS2 gene encoding 40S ribosomal protein uS5 (similar to Saccharomyces cerevisiae RPS2 (YGL123W); ancestral locus Anc_6.129), translated to MSAAPEGQQRRGGFGGRNKGRQQRRGGRNVEEKGWVPVTKLGRLVKAGKVTSMEEIFLHSLPVKEFQIIDTLLPNLQDEVMNIKPVQKQTRAGQRTRFKAVVVVGDSNGHVGLGIKTAKEVAGAIRAGIIIAKLSVIPIRRGYWGSNLGQPHSLANKTSGKCGSVTVRLIPAPRGSGIVASPAVKKLMQLAGVEDVYTQSTGSTRTLENTLKAAFVAIGNTYGFLTPDLWAEQPLPLSPLDVFADDAVASKKRY
- the ROT2 gene encoding glucan 1,3-alpha-glucosidase ROT2 (similar to Saccharomyces cerevisiae ROT2 (YBR229C); ancestral locus Anc_6.126), which codes for MHIHLLPLWFFIIQIIPVLGFTDYLLKTCAQSGFCNRHRFYEANIKESKNRYYSVDKSSIEYYKEENTHKYVFKASIIKTIPRPDVNDIKVELPFTLSFFEDLTSLRFTIDEIRTNRLTELLPDFLNTYRYNETWKWAFDSEFNLYNSELTYKESNWLSNDIITIFNEDESLKVELYTNSFLLKVYYDNKLSIVINEEQLLNIEHLRSKEENFQQLLPEESSFNMFGDNFEYSKADSLRFGPESVGLDFSFIGYKNVFGIPEHADSLRLKDTSKTEPYRLFNVDVFEYNVDSKMPTYGTIPLMIAANPTSSIGVFWVNAADTWVDINYKEDKISSHWISENGIVDVVLLFSKSVAGITEQFTTLTGKPQLPLLSAIGYHQCRWNYNDEADVLNVDSEMDKAHIPYDFIWLDIEYADSRQYFTWKPNSFATPKKMLKKLENLGRQLVVLLDPHLKVDYFASDKCIENGVAINDKNNKPYIGHCWPGKAIWIDALNPLGKKIWDGLVTVFVDKVKNLHMWNDMNEPSIFDGPETTAPKDLIHFGGWEHRSVHNIYGLSVHESTYESLKSLKSDRDQRPFLLTRAYYAGSQRSAAVWTGDNVANWDYLRISIPMVLTNNIVGFPFIGADVAGFSGNPEPELLVRWYQAGIWYPFFRAHAHIDSKRREPYLFDEPIKSIVRDLIVLRYALLPTLYTSFYNSYISGSPIMKPMFYEKPEFEEFYDVDDQFYIGDSGLLTKPVVAPEQTTVDMKFAPGIYYDYFTLDHFVIKGNSVIEKTIETPLEKSAVFIEGGHILTRKDRYRRSSQLTKYDAYTLLISPNLNGFANGILYVDDGISFEYQNGQYVVSNFTFQDNKITNKVIHSPDELAYDGNMSISKIIIPIGSGKVKYSNVATVKMNSNKIVVNVSISDDKKSIIINNPSLSIDTDWELIL
- the PCS60 gene encoding Pcs60p (similar to Saccharomyces cerevisiae PCS60 (YBR222C); ancestral locus Anc_6.120) — protein: MTTITASFNDTFKVSDNVAVIVPETGVLVTYRDLSHMVGQFQTLFHDPQSPLTGLVTRQETVAISMKNSLEFIVAFLGSTMDGKIAAPLNSNYKFDEFNFYLNDLKSKAICVPKGVVIQSEKAEIMRSAKQFSCYVIELEFNTERFRVEYDVYSPKDNYKGIVFSSRNNPKFINNDDTKFPGFARSSDVALILHTSGTTSKPKTVPLLHLNIVRSTLNISNTYKLNQDDRSYTVMPLFHVHGLIGVLLSTFRTQGSVVVPEKFSAKRFWDDFIKYKCNWFSCVPTISMIMLNMPKPSKLPYIRFIRSCSSPLAPVTFSKLEKEFNAPVLEAYAMTEASHQMTSNNLPPGKRKPGTVGQPQGVELYILDEKDNKLEQGQIGEVCIRGENVTPGYANNPKANKENFTWEYNYFRTGDQGYIDAEGFLVLTGRIKELINRGGEKISPAELDNIMLSNPKVREAVCFAVPDLKYGQIVNAAIVLKDNETMSYEELIKFMSNKVASFKLPSKVYFVKQLPKTATGKIQRRIIAEKLTKPESKF